From the Candidatus Peregrinibacteria bacterium genome, one window contains:
- the rlmN gene encoding 23S rRNA (adenine(2503)-C(2))-methyltransferase RlmN has translation MRNSCIPQNSPSKEKKDTMFTDMYPDTWIIGEKEFRKKQLRRALFREFISAFEEMSVFPKALQEKLIQEIPFSSFEKVKHLQGEETEKILFRLTDGKQAEAVLMKHKGRNTVCVSSQVGCAANCSFCSTGALGFTRHLTDREIVEQVLFFARSLKKKWQEENSEKKWNLETTPPEYRVRNIVFMGMGEPLLNFENVKKALEIFESPEGMNLGVRHITISTVGIAAHIPQLLSLERLPNLAVSLHAATDELRGQIVPMNKGFPLKKLFAALDEYTEKTGRRIFYEWTVLREVNDTKEQMEALGELLQHRSAHVNFIPWNPGPSREKYRKPSMDHIRKMQDFLQKNYNIPSTIRALYGDDIAGACGQLAAQEKESETHSNS, from the coding sequence ATGAGGAATTCTTGTATACCACAAAACTCGCCTTCCAAGGAGAAAAAAGATACCATGTTCACCGATATGTACCCAGACACGTGGATTATTGGCGAGAAAGAATTTCGAAAGAAACAGCTTCGAAGAGCACTCTTTCGAGAATTTATTAGTGCATTTGAGGAAATGAGCGTATTCCCAAAAGCCCTTCAAGAAAAGCTCATTCAAGAAATTCCCTTTTCAAGCTTCGAAAAGGTAAAACATCTTCAGGGAGAAGAGACAGAGAAAATTCTCTTTCGACTTACAGATGGAAAACAGGCGGAAGCTGTTCTCATGAAACACAAAGGAAGAAATACTGTGTGCGTTTCGAGTCAAGTTGGATGTGCCGCAAATTGCAGCTTTTGTTCTACCGGAGCACTTGGTTTTACTCGGCATCTAACGGATCGGGAAATTGTGGAGCAAGTTCTTTTCTTTGCGCGTTCACTCAAAAAAAAGTGGCAAGAAGAAAATTCCGAAAAAAAGTGGAATCTTGAAACAACACCTCCAGAATATCGTGTGCGGAATATTGTCTTCATGGGAATGGGCGAGCCGCTCCTCAATTTTGAAAATGTTAAAAAAGCACTCGAGATATTTGAGTCACCTGAAGGAATGAATTTGGGCGTTCGACACATCACTATTTCTACTGTCGGTATTGCCGCACACATTCCCCAACTCCTCTCACTAGAACGCCTTCCCAATTTGGCAGTTTCACTTCACGCCGCCACCGATGAACTTCGGGGGCAAATTGTTCCTATGAATAAAGGTTTTCCGCTAAAAAAACTTTTTGCCGCACTCGATGAATATACGGAAAAAACCGGTCGCCGTATTTTTTATGAATGGACAGTACTCCGCGAAGTGAATGATACAAAAGAACAAATGGAGGCGCTGGGAGAGCTACTCCAACACCGATCTGCACATGTGAATTTTATTCCGTGGAACCCAGGACCAAGTCGCGAAAAATATCGAAAGCCATCTATGGATCACATTCGAAAAATGCAAGATTTTCTCCAAAAAAACTATAATATTCCTTCCACCATCCGTGCCCTGTATGGAGATGATATTGCCGGTGCCTGCGGACAACTAGCAGCACAAGAAAAAGAAAGCGAAACACATTCAAATTCATGA
- the hisF gene encoding imidazole glycerol phosphate synthase subunit HisF — MLKKRIIPCLDVQDGRTVKGVNFFDLCDAGDPVELGKRYAEEGADELIFLDITATHEERNTAIDLAERVSREISIPFTIGGGVRSAEDFYAILRAGADKVSVNSAAVKNPNLISKCSEAFGAQAVVVAIDAKKQGKEWEVFVSGGRRGTGKNVLDWARQAEEFGAGEILLTSMDRDGTKEGFDIDLLNAVCEQVKIPVIASGGVGSTEHFLEVFLKTPATGALAASVFHFGDIAIPNLKKMLSEEGIPIRL, encoded by the coding sequence ATGCTTAAAAAACGAATTATTCCTTGTCTCGATGTTCAAGACGGACGGACAGTGAAAGGAGTGAATTTTTTCGATTTGTGCGATGCAGGTGATCCCGTAGAACTTGGAAAACGATATGCAGAAGAAGGTGCGGATGAACTGATTTTTCTCGATATCACGGCAACGCATGAAGAGCGAAATACAGCTATCGATCTTGCGGAACGAGTATCCCGAGAAATTAGTATTCCTTTTACTATTGGCGGCGGAGTTCGATCTGCAGAAGATTTTTACGCCATTCTTCGAGCAGGAGCAGATAAGGTTTCTGTGAATTCCGCCGCAGTAAAAAATCCAAATCTTATTTCAAAGTGTTCCGAAGCTTTTGGGGCGCAAGCCGTGGTGGTTGCTATTGATGCAAAAAAACAAGGAAAAGAATGGGAAGTTTTTGTTTCTGGAGGGAGAAGAGGAACCGGAAAAAACGTGCTGGATTGGGCACGACAAGCAGAGGAATTTGGTGCCGGAGAAATCCTCCTCACCTCCATGGATCGAGATGGTACAAAGGAGGGGTTTGATATTGACCTCTTAAATGCCGTATGCGAGCAGGTAAAAATTCCCGTCATTGCCTCGGGAGGAGTGGGAAGCACAGAACATTTTTTGGAAGTGTTTTTAAAAACACCAGCAACTGGAGCATTGGCGGCGAGTGTCTTTCATTTTGGTGACATTGCCATTCCAAATTTGAAGAAGATGCTTTCT